The Arachis duranensis cultivar V14167 chromosome 9, aradu.V14167.gnm2.J7QH, whole genome shotgun sequence genomic sequence TTGTTAATTTATTAGGAATTTTATTATGCATGTATTTTTTAAACACTAGATAtggaaaatttattaataatttgaagGAACTAAGGAAGTGCTCAAACTTTACAGCTCAATAGTCATTACTCATTACCTTTGGTAATTTATGCTGTTGGGCTAGGTGATCCACATGGAGCCTCACATTTGATGATGCAGCAATCCAGGCACGGCGGTCAACATCAGCGTATACATATGCAACAATGTCAAACAATGTTTTCGCTCCGCCTtcaattgctttcaagatattAGCTTCTCTATTCCTACGGTTCCTGAAAATAGTGATAACAATCCTCACAGTCAGTGATTCTGACTTAATAACTGTTACTATTAACCTATATTCACATAAAGGAAGTGATTAAAGGATTGTACTTCAGATATCCACACAGCATCTGCTTTGGCCAGAGATTTATTCTCCCATGCATTGATATTAAAACATGCGGTGAGAGATTGAGAAATTCGTATGTTGTTTGGAAGTATTCCTGCAGATGACAATCATACTAAGCAAAAGAACATCTAGTacattgttattttcttttataataacTTTCTCATGTCAATGGTTGATTTTCTAAAGTGCATGTTAATCCCTAGATCGCAGAGAATGCAATTCATTTTGAAAAAACTGATGCCAATAATGCAGAGCAATGGTCCTCACTTGTAATCTGATATAAGAAAAAGAACATAGATGCTTTTAGCATCATAACTAACAAGCTTTATTCCCACTTACTGTCATATTTCCACCAGAAGTTATGTCCAGAACAGCACTTCCTTGACTGAAACAAAGCAAATTGGTATGATATCAGAAGTCCTTATCAAAAAAGACCTAAAAGATGAAATAGGCCTTATGTTATATTGCAACTTCCAAAGAGGAAATCTGTTTCTTTTTATAAATCACACTATGCAAACTACCTATTTCTTTGTTCAATTTTGATAGGGGCATTTTTTTCCTTGGAGATCTAATTGATGCTTagcaaacaacaacaataacaataacaataataattaaaaaaataaaataacactcTTATATTAGTCTCATCATTCTATGCTCTTCTTGTATCCACATATATCAACACATTCACTTGCCCAAAAAAGAATGGAAGACAGCTAAAGCAGTCTTATTTTCTTAAGATAGCAAATCAGCTAACTTGAATTATCTGATATTCTGTGAAACATCCCCAGTTAGTTTGGTTATAGTATCTTTATTAGTAGACAGAATTAAAAATGATGTCATATGAAGGAAGATGTCTACAATGAAAGTACAGTAGTTCCAAATTTTAAACTATGATATTGTATGGAATCTTACCCTACACAATGATCCCCCACGATCAATGAGTGAGTGTTCTTGTGAAGCAGTGCCAAATGACCATCTGTATGTCCCTGAACCGAAAAAAGAATTTTTCATCTTCAACAGAACAGGGAAGCAATTTTACAGAGATTATAACATTTGAATTCAAGTAATGCTTGATATAGtttgagatattttttaaacttgGTGATGGAAAAGTTCAACCCTAGAGTGTTACTGGAAGTGTGCATGCTTGGTTTTTAACCTAGAACTCTAAGACACTCCTGCAAGCAAAAGCACATAGGATTTAAAGCATGGACAAAGCACAGGTTCACTGTTTGAAAGAACTATTGACACCAAGCTACGAACAAATTCAAACTTAAAAGGTCAAGCCATGTGTGCATGATACTCTTTGAGCATCTCCAACAGATTCTTTTATGGAAGTTTTCCATCATATAAGGAAAGGGTAAAATAGAGAAGTGGTGGATCTGCAATTAACCTGGTCATACAtcttaaatcaaaatttgaaacgTATACAGTACATAAAGGAGTCttggtggtggaatgcgagtgtacaagaaaagataaaagcaaaaagagtgtgctttaAAAAGTGGTCTTTGTGCCGCAATgcagataatttgaaaaaatataaggcggctaagaaaaaaacaaaagtgGTTGTAAGTGAAGTaaaacaagagcatatgagggtctctaccagtccTTAGACatgaaagaaagggaaaaagatatatatagaatcgcaaagagccgtgaaagaagaatgagagacttggatcaggttaagtgcataaaggataaagaCGGGGAGGTGTTGGCTTAAGAGGAGAAGAtcaatgaaaggtggaagagctacttctacgagttatttaatgaagaacagaagactcttccaagccttggtcggttatgcacgaaggaagaagatcaaaacttcgactactatcgaaggatttGAGAGTTCGAAGTAAAAGAGACTCTAAAATGGATGAAAAATGGTAGGGCTGTAGGACCCGATAATATCCTGATTGAAGTTTGAAAGGGTCTTGGAAACAAATGCTTCAGTTGgttaattaagttttttaatgagattttaaagtCTAAGAAAATCCCAGATGAGTGAAGgaagagcaccttggtacctatctacaagaataaagAGGATATACAAAGTTGTGAAAACTATAGAGAGATCAAACTCATGAGCTAtaccatgaagttatgggaaataGAACGGAGGCTGAgacaagagacacaagtaatagagaaccaatttggtttTATGCCAAGCAGATCCATcactgaagcgatatacctgttagaaggatgatggagaggtatcgtagtaataaaaaaaatctacatatggtgtttattaaTTTGGAAAATGTGTACGATAGGGTGTCAAAAGAgatcttatggaaggttttaaaaaaagagagagtaaAGATCGCATATATTCGTTCAATTAAAGACGTATATGATGGGACTACAACTAGTGTGAAAACTCAAAGTGGTGTGACAGAAAAATTTTCTATTAGTATAGAATTACATCAgagatcatccttaagtccatacatTTTCATATTAGTTTTTGAAGTACTCACAGGGCATATCCAAGAGCCTGTACCATGGTGCATGTTTTTTGCCAATGATATCGTTCTTATGAGATAGTCAAataaagacctaaataagaagttagaGTTATGAAGAGAAGCtatagaagtgtatggtctgcacATAAgtcgtagcaagacggaatatggaatgtaagttcggcCTGCGAAGaaaaaaccctaatatagaggtgaagattggagataACGTCCTACAAAAAGTTAAGAGTTTTACGTATCTTGGGTgtatcatacaggataatggagagattaaacaggatgtaaatcataggatccaagcaggtttgTTAAAATAGCAGAGTGCGTCTGATTTTATATGtaacaaaaaagtgcctttaaaacttaaaggtaaattctatcgcactgcTATCAGACTGACTATGTTTTATGGTACAGAATGTTCGGCGACCAAAAAGGAGCACGAACATAAACTAATTTTTGAcaaagatgaagatgttgagatggatgaatGGACATACGTGATTTGATAGAATAAGAAATGAAGATATAAGAGAGAGGGTTGGAATAGTATCTATTGTGGAAAATATGgtagaatcgcgtctcaggtggttcggacatgtgagaagaaaaCCGACAGAACACCCAGTCAGGAGGATGGATAAAATGAAAGATGGACAATGGGTGAAAGGTAGAAGAAGACCtgagaagaccatccatgaggtggtcaaacaaGATCTACATATAAActgtctctctgtagacatgatacataatAGAGctcaatggcgtcgtttgatttaTGTAACCGACCACACATAGtaggacaaggctttgttgttgttgttgttgtttataCAATACATAAGTTCTAGAAATTGACATTATTGCACCCAACATGGACAATTCAAGAAAGATGCTAAAATGTTAACATGACACGCCTGTTAAAAGAAGGATTACAACATGAAAAATACCGGTGCAAAAATAGCTCTTAATCTCTGACCACCAATGTTAATTTCATCATCTCCGGTAACTGAGGTATAGCCAAGTGACCAGTCATCTGTAATCATAGAATATCAGTTGACCAACTTGGTGaggttttattttttgtatatcaggtcaaaatatagaaatctaatagatatataaataaaaataatctgaAATATACCTCAGAAATACTGATAAACataggataaaaaaatatatatttcaacTGAAGGGAAAGCCTTGATGAAATAGTAATATCTCTCCTCCCAAATCCCAGTAGATGGAAGCTTCATGCACTATGCcaccctttttaaaattgtatcaaCTCATCCATGATGTGATCCagacaccaaaattattttgtaaatcaattcaaataattttaaaaatagatttcaattttcaaatatgAGATTCAGTCTCTAAATTGAATCAaatcaatttcattttttaatgATCTCAAAAATAGCGAAGAAGAACTCTAAACTCTAATCATAGAGATTGTGAGAGATCCCAAATTTTGGGCTCTACAAAAGTAGTGTGACTACTTAAGATTTGTAGCGAAGTCTTGGTAGTTTTGATATCATAAACCAtttacaaaaattcaaaataatttcattTCTTTAACCAAGTTTCCAGCTGCACAGTTGTTGAGTTGACTAAGGAAATTATACTTGCCTGCAAACTGTCACCAAGAATAttacataaaaacaaaaatataacctTTGCTTATGCGGCGCATGGTATTCTCATGTGCTAGCAAGGTGGCATCAGGATTGCACTTTTGTATGACAGATAGACCTGTCATAAAGGTTTACAATATATGAGAATTAAAATAATCTGCAGATAATTACATCTTAAATATCAGTTTCCACATAGAAGACTGAACTCAGAACATACAGTAGCTTCTGTCAGGAAAAAAATACGTGATAATTTGTGAGGTACACTTGAGTGCAGAGCTAACAAATATAAGATCATATCCAGCTTAGATGCTTTTTGTTACTCACTTAGATTTagttaagaaataataaagtgaAATGGCTTCTTATGAACTGCATACATTTCACCAACTGTACTGTGTACTCATAATGCAATGTGCACTAAAGGATCATAAACAGCTATAGTTCTAGGAATGACTTACCATCTACATGGTCATGGTGATGATGAGTAACAAAGACCACTAGTCTTCTTGGCAAAGTAGTAACAACTTTCTCTAGCTGATGATTACAAAGTCATCAGTTACATTTTAGTAAAACAAATTTGATAatatagaaattaattattagtccAAGCAATGGATCCATAGAAGAAATaggaaacaaaggaaaaataaaaagcatgtttACACATAAATTGTTCAATAGTCATGTGAAAGTATACCTCTCCATGGAATCTTGATAAACATCCTGGATCAACAATTAGTGCATCTCCACAtgcaataaaattattatcctCACAATCATTTGAAGCAATTGCAGGTGCAAATACAACCAAGTTTGTTGTGCTAAAAGGCTTTGCGGTTCTACTTTCCATAGGTATAAGTGTAACACCAGGAGGGTACTCCTGAAAATGGAACAAGTTTTCCATTTTGAACCAGCATATAAAGAGAATGACTTTGAAAATTACAAGAAAATTATAGCAGTGAAAGAAAAACCCCCTTTTCATCCATTTTGCACcagcatataaaaaataaccCTGTTAATCCTTCCTTGGTTCACATTATCAAATTTCAGCCATAAGATGTGTATAAATAGTTTATTTTACAAATTCTTGGTTATCGAAAATTAACAATCCATGTCACATTTAAAGTTTCAACAACTCCCTAATCTGGAGGAGGTTTTCACTTTATTCAATAAGCACTAAGAAAGTTCAAGAAAACAAACCTGGTAGTTTATGGCTGGTGGGAC encodes the following:
- the LOC107467417 gene encoding uncharacterized protein LOC107467417 isoform X1 yields the protein MAAHTLALIIENPSNHHEFLLVKQPRPPKFHDQEYDSFVDSDLWDLPSALLNPLQPGSEPPIAVEVAGSHSEELNLGEFDIRSALNEVFLQIGFGEVEGGEWKFYQYIKEAAFGPGLPHNTVFIAGKLVAEDVALLDSHKWMSVQSCLNLLLEVKPQDDRVGPLVVVGHINNSFDCAKWKVPPAINYQEYPPGVTLIPMESRTAKPFSTTNLVVFAPAIASNDCEDNNFIACGDALIVDPGCLSRFHGELEKVVTTLPRRLVVFVTHHHHDHVDGLSVIQKCNPDATLLAHENTMRRISKDDWSLGYTSVTGDDEINIGGQRLRAIFAPGHTDGHLALLHKNTHSLIVGDHCVGQGSAVLDITSGGNMTEYFQTTYEFLNLSPHVLISMHGRINLWPKQMLCGYLKNRRNREANILKAIEGGAKTLFDIVAYVYADVDRRAWIAASSNVRLHVDHLAQQHKLPKEFSIQKFKNTCGLQFVSRWIWAYTSGSLHIGKSSFLIAGVVAGIAVLYSVKSKLSNQTS
- the LOC107467417 gene encoding uncharacterized protein LOC107467417 isoform X2, giving the protein MAAHTLALIIENPSNHHEFLLVKQPRPPKFHDQEYDSFVDSDLWDLPSALLNPLQPGSEPPIAVEVAGSHSEELNLGEFDIRSALNEVFLQIGFGEVEGGEWKFYQYIKEAAFGPGLPHNTVFIAGKLVAEDVALLDSHKWMSVQSCLNLLLEVKPQDDRVGPLVVVGHINNSFDCAKWKVPPAINYQEYPPGVTLIPMESRTAKPFSTTNLVVFAPAIASNDCEDNNFIACGDALIVDPGCLSRFHGELEKVVTTLPRRLVVFVTHHHHDHVDGLSVIQKCNPDATLLAHENTMRRISKDDWSLGYTSVTGDDEINIGGQRLRAIFAPGHTDGHLALLHKNTHSLIVGDHCVGQGSAVLDITSGGNMTEYFQTTYEFLNLSPHVLISMHGRINLWPKQMLCGYLKNRRNREANILKAIEGGAKTLFDIVAYVYADVDRRAWIAASSNVRLHVDHLAQQHKLPKDFSLETFNSSLVEFADNMGISMKRMQ